A window from Temnothorax longispinosus isolate EJ_2023e chromosome 1, Tlon_JGU_v1, whole genome shotgun sequence encodes these proteins:
- the LOC139810591 gene encoding uncharacterized protein: MYQLRMGRTVDAIAYSTEKYVKDVTWHDFSQILTCSKGLECYLLILLRCINTKRSNELLNLIQDISSIIKCLKNNSKHAKVIKPRLYLLMAYLNVLRGRKSSTRICLYKAQKFATLQENQLMMAWIIQNRRTWKEKIYNNMAQYWLEYVGSADIVVWQYIRNFNVDTWSTILYPLSTPDAHL, from the exons ATGTACCAGCTGAGAAt GGGACGTACGGTTGACGCGATTGCGTACAGCACGGAAAAATACGTGAAAGACGTTACCTGGCATGACTTTTCTCAAATTCTCACTTGCAGCAAG ggaCTCGAGTGTTATCTGTTGATATTGCTGCGCTGCATCAATACGAAGCGCTCTAATGAGCTATTAAATCTGATTCAAGATATTTCCAGCATTATCAAATGTCTTAAGAACAATTCCAAGCATGCAAAAGTCATAAAACCACGCTTATATCTGCTGATGGCATACTTGAATGTTCTTCGGGGCCGCAAATCGAGCACGCGAATCTGTTTGTACAAAGCACAGAAATTCGCGACCTTACAAGAAAACCAATTGATGATGGCATGGATCATACAAAATAGAAGg aCGTGGAaggagaaaatttataataatatggcGCAATACTGGCTGGAGTACGTTGGATCGGCAGATATCGTGGTTTGGCAATATATTCGTAACTTCAACGTCGATACCTGGTCCACTATCCTTTATCCTTTATCGACGCCTGATGCACATTTATAA